The genomic segment CCCGATTCGGGCGGATGCTCAATCTGCACACGAAGCAGACTCGACGCTACTATATAAGCATCAGCGTGATTCCATATTGGCGAGCCAATACGACATATCGGACCTTATTGGTCGAATTATCCATCCCAAACGAAAAAGAGAAAGGTCCAGTAAACGCTCACCGATCACATTGATGCCAAACGTCGCCTATAATCCAACAATTGGCGGACAGATCGGCATAAAAGCTGTTGCAGGCAAAGTATTGGGGGACCCAAAGACAACGACAATGTCCATTGCAGCCACATCGGCATCTATCACGACAAAAAACATTATGGTCTTTTATATCAGCCACAATGTTTTTACGCCAAATAACAAACTCAATTTTCAAGGTGCATTTGCCTTGGTCAAGATGGTCGCTCTGGATGCCGGACTGGGTATGACTCCGCATGGCAAATGGACCAATAAAGACGAAGAAATACTGGCGAATCCCGAACATACGAAATACGGAGCCAAATACAATGCCTTTACATTCAACGAAAAAGTGTATAAACGGGTGGCCGATGGACTATTTCTTGGGGCTGGCCTGGCTTTTGACCTCCGCCGCAAAATTACGAGCAGCGGCCCCTTGGGTGATGTTACGCCCAATACCATTTACACCGAGAAACATGGATTTGCTCCCGATAGTTATAATTCCAATGGAGTGCTGTTAAACATGCAGTATACGACCAGAGACAATCCCAATAGGCCATATAAAGGTATTTATTCCGATGTCGGCATTCGGTGGAACACTACAATCTTGGGCAGCAGTAAAAACGCTGTGCAGCTGACCACCGATTTCCGCAAATATTTCAGCCTCTCAAAGTCGGACCCAGCACATATATTAGCATTCTGGTACTGGGGTTCCTACAAATTAGGGGGTACCCTTCCCTACTTTGATTTGCCCGGCACGGGAAGAGATGCAGCAGTGCGGACAGGACGCGGCTATACCATCGGTTATTTCAAAGGAATTTCTTTTGCATATGCCGAAGCTGAGTACCGTTTCCCTATTTTAAAAAACCGCTTTCTGAGCGGTGCAGCTTTCTTTAACCTGCAAAGCGCAAGTGATGAACTGGGCACCAAACTGTTTGAAAGATGGCAGCCGGGCGGGGGTGCGGGACTGCGGGTTCTGTTCAATAAAGCCACCCGGACCAATCTCTGCTTGGATTATGCCATCGGAAAATATGGGTCACGCGGCTTTTTCCTGGGCCTGAACGAAGCTTTCTAATTTAGCGGATCCTGAAACTTCTTGCATAAAATGATTAAATTAGCCGAGATTGTTGTTATCAAAAACGGTGTCAACAGGTGTTTTCTTCTCGCCTTCAGGGAGGCAGAGATGCAGTGTAAGCAACCTTAACTTTGAAATGAAAAAATATTATTTTCTTGCTGTGGCCTTTCTCAGCAGCAAGCTATATGCACAAATGGCAGACAGCAGCAGCTATAAGCTTGACTCTGTGGAAATCAAGGCTTATTTCAACAAGCAGCCCCTGCTCAGGCTGACTTCTTCAGCTGCTGTACTGCGCTCGCAGACACTGGCGGCGCAGCAATCGCCTTCATTGGTATCTGCGATGAATGCCGTGCCCGGAATCCGTATGGAGGAACGGTCTCCGGGCAGCTATCGTCTGGCCTTGCGCGGCAGTATGATCCGCTCGCCCTTTGGTGTGCGCAATGTAAAAATCTATCTGGACGACTTTCCACTCACCGATGCAGGGGGCAACACTTATCTCAACTTGATCGACCCCTACTCCATCGATCAGATAAATATATTAAAAGGACCGGATGGTTCCCTTTATGGGGCCAATTCGGGCGGCGTGATATCCCTATACAGCAAAGGTTTTAATAGAACCATTGGCACAAAGGCGGACTTGCAGGTCACCGGAGGTTCTTATGGTCTTGTGCAGCAGCAGCTCAGTGTTGTCCTACCTGTAAATGCGACCCAGCAGCTCGCTGTCAACCAAAGCTGGACGCGCAGCGACGGTTATAGGCAACATTCAAACCTAAACAAGAAGACTCTCCAATTAAATTACAACTGGCAATATGCCAAATACGCTGAATTGAAATTCACAGGTTTATATGCTGATTTGGGCTATCAGACACCGGGAGGACTGACACTCGCCCAACTAGAGAGCGACCGACGGCAATCGCGGCCTAAGGGCGGACCTAACCCCGGCGCGGCGGAACAGAAAGCAGCCATCTATGACAAGACATTTTTTGGAGGTATCAGCAACCAAATCAACGTCAATTCAAAATTAACTTTGTTTGCCAATGTTTTTGGATCATCCAACCTGATCAAGAATCCATTTATAACCAATTATGAAAAACGGAATGAGAAAAATCTGGGAACAAGAATATACCTATCCTACACCGACGTGATCACAAAGAGCCTGAACTATGAATTCCAATTCGGGGTAGAGGCACAAAAAGGCTGGTATAATATCGATAATTATGATAATAATGGAGGGCAAACGGGAAATCCTCAGGCCAAAGACAAACTGGAAAACAGGCAACGCGCATTCTTTGCCCGCACACAACTGGAATGGATGGAGCGGCTGCAGCTAGAGTTATCCATTGGATTGAATGGCAATAAGCTCGGCTATCAACAGCAGTATCCACTCGAACAAGATCGTGCGACAGCAATAGACTTTGGTAATACCTGGATGCCCCGCGCTGCAGCCTCCTATTTAATCAATCCGTCATTGGCGGTTAGAGCTTCGGTTTCGAAGGGATTTTCAGCACCGACCATCGCTGAAGTTCGATCGTCCGACAACCTATTCAATGCCGGCCTGCTACCCGAAACCGGCACCAATCATGAACTCGGATTCCGGTGGCACTTATGGAACCGCCGGCTGGTGCTCGACGCCGCAGTCTATAGTTAT from the Sphingobacterium thalpophilum genome contains:
- a CDS encoding TonB-dependent receptor; translation: MKKYYFLAVAFLSSKLYAQMADSSSYKLDSVEIKAYFNKQPLLRLTSSAAVLRSQTLAAQQSPSLVSAMNAVPGIRMEERSPGSYRLALRGSMIRSPFGVRNVKIYLDDFPLTDAGGNTYLNLIDPYSIDQINILKGPDGSLYGANSGGVISLYSKGFNRTIGTKADLQVTGGSYGLVQQQLSVVLPVNATQQLAVNQSWTRSDGYRQHSNLNKKTLQLNYNWQYAKYAELKFTGLYADLGYQTPGGLTLAQLESDRRQSRPKGGPNPGAAEQKAAIYDKTFFGGISNQINVNSKLTLFANVFGSSNLIKNPFITNYEKRNEKNLGTRIYLSYTDVITKSLNYEFQFGVEAQKGWYNIDNYDNNGGQTGNPQAKDKLENRQRAFFARTQLEWMERLQLELSIGLNGNKLGYQQQYPLEQDRATAIDFGNTWMPRAAASYLINPSLAVRASVSKGFSAPTIAEVRSSDNLFNAGLLPETGTNHELGFRWHLWNRRLVLDAAVYSYQMDNAIIRQIRESGAEYFQNAGKIDQKGIEASVMAYLIVPRKRGPIRSVQMSSNFSFHNYVFSDYKVADKDYSGNRLTAVPKTVWVNTLRMLFPEGVQLDVLSNLTGRLPLDDANTVYADRYHLLQGKISWTKSVAAGHKIVLFAGADNVLNQKYSLGNDINAFGGRYFNPAPLRNYYGGMSLNF
- a CDS encoding BamA/TamA family outer membrane protein, which produces MQHYLRYTYLITFCFSIFCFLLFPIRADAQSAHEADSTLLYKHQRDSILASQYDISDLIGRIIHPKRKRERSSKRSPITLMPNVAYNPTIGGQIGIKAVAGKVLGDPKTTTMSIAATSASITTKNIMVFYISHNVFTPNNKLNFQGAFALVKMVALDAGLGMTPHGKWTNKDEEILANPEHTKYGAKYNAFTFNEKVYKRVADGLFLGAGLAFDLRRKITSSGPLGDVTPNTIYTEKHGFAPDSYNSNGVLLNMQYTTRDNPNRPYKGIYSDVGIRWNTTILGSSKNAVQLTTDFRKYFSLSKSDPAHILAFWYWGSYKLGGTLPYFDLPGTGRDAAVRTGRGYTIGYFKGISFAYAEAEYRFPILKNRFLSGAAFFNLQSASDELGTKLFERWQPGGGAGLRVLFNKATRTNLCLDYAIGKYGSRGFFLGLNEAF